From a single Nematostella vectensis chromosome 3, jaNemVect1.1, whole genome shotgun sequence genomic region:
- the LOC5511236 gene encoding RNA polymerase II subunit A C-terminal domain phosphatase SSU72 encodes MPFNLSIMVHKLKIAVVCSSNQNRSMEAHNFLSKRGFNVKSYGSGTHVKLPGPAPDKPNIYTFDTPYDEMYKDLLRKDSALYTQNGILHMLDRNRRIKALPERFQEAVEHFDLIITAEERVYDQVIEHLEGLDAQSYKPVHVVNIDILDNHEEATLGAFLICEICEAIEKLTDVEDEINDVVAKFEDKYKRNILHSVAFY; translated from the exons ATGCCTTTTAACTTGTCAATTATGGTGCACAAGTTGAAAATTGCAGTTGTCTGTTCCAGTAACCAAAACCGAAGTATGGAAGCTCATAATTTCCTGAG CAAGCGTGGTTTTAACGTGAAGTCATACGGATCGGGAACTCACGTCAAGCTCCCAGGCCCAGCGCCAGACAAACCCAACATTTATACGTTTGATACCCCTTATGACGAAATGTACAAAGATTTACTGAGAAAAGACTCTGCTTT ATATACACAGAATGGAATTCTCCACATGCTGGACAGAAACAGAAGAATAAAGGCTCTTCCAGAGAGGTTTCAAGAAGCTGTTGAACACTTTGACTTAATTATAACAGCAGAGGAAAGAGTTTACGACCAAGTAATAGAAC ATTTAGAAGGCCTGGATGCACAGTCTTATAAACCAGTACATGTTGTTAACATCGATATTCTGGATAACCATGAAGAAGCTACCCTTGGTGCATTTCTGATTTGTGAGATTTGCGAAGCA ATTGAAAAGCTTACTGATGTGGAAGATGAGATTAATGATGTTGTCGCAAAATTTGAAGAcaaatataaaagaaatatactACATTCTGTTGCATTTTATTAA
- the LOC116617642 gene encoding N-alpha-acetyltransferase 38, NatC auxiliary subunit-like isoform X3 has product MADEIGEFDSFGLDAKNEPSVIENEKSEQRKELESWLNKLMRVKISDGRTLIGSFLCTDKDRNIILGSCQEFVGTPGVDKEDPRILGLAMVPGRHIQSIEVDMHRPPKYGEFA; this is encoded by the exons ATGGCGGATGAAATAGGTGAATTTGACAGTTTTGGGTTAGATGCGAAAAATGAG CCATCTGTTATTGAAAATGAGAAGAGTGAACAAAGAAAGGAGCTTGAAAGCTGGCTAAATAAGCTTATGAGGGTGAAGATCTCAGATGGCCGCACACTGATTGGCTCCTTTCTTTGTACTGATAAAGATAGGAACATCATCCTAGGCTCCTGCCAGGAGTTTGTGGGCACTCCAG GTGTTGACAAGGAAGACCCCAGGATATTAGGCCTAGCAATGGTTCCAGGTAGACATATCCAGTCAATAGAGGTAGACATGCACAGGCCACCTAAATATGGGGAGTTTGCATAG
- the LOC5511238 gene encoding translocon-associated protein subunit gamma, producing the protein MANGKKLSKEDELLLQNFSRSVSTKSSILFYANALIVSAIPLWLFWRIHQMDPYSSGILFAVMTLVSTWLVAFAYKNVKFQLKHKIAQRRDAAITKEVNQELDPNKKLTRQEKDERILWKKNKVADMEAMTFSIFYNNALYLFLVLFASFYALRSLHPSANYLLSTSVAGGILALLSTGSAAQS; encoded by the exons ATGGCGAACGGCAAGAAGCTATCAAAAGAAGACGAGCTTTTGCTCCAAAACTTCAGCCGATCAGTTTCCACAAAATCCAGCATTTTGTTCTACgctaacgctctcatcgtctCCGCCATCCCTCTAT GGCTCTTTTGGAGAATACACCAAATGGATCCTTACTCCTCAGGGATTCTTTTCGCCGTGATGACGCTAGTTAGCACATGGCTGGTGGCTTTCGCTTACAAGAACGTCAAATTCCAATTGAAGCACAA AATTGCCCAGAGGAGAGATGCTGCTATCACTAAGGAAGTCAACCAGGAGCTGGACCCCAACAAGAAGCTTACACGCCAAGAAAAGGATGAAAG GATCCTATGGAAGAAGAACAAGGTTGCTGACATGGAAGCAATGACCTTCTCCATCTTCTACAACAATGCCTTGTACCTCTTCCTTGTCCTGTTTGCATCGTTCTATGCCCTGAGGTCCCTGCATCCATCTGC TAACTACTTGCTCTCTACATCTGTTGCTGGTGGAATCCTTGCGCTACTGTCTACAGGATCAGCTGCACAGTCCTGA
- the LOC116617642 gene encoding N-alpha-acetyltransferase 38, NatC auxiliary subunit-like isoform X1 — protein sequence MADEIGEFDSFGLDAKNEDDADNRESMTEGNANSNGVTTHNSLDDVPSVIENEKSEQRKELESWLNKLMRVKISDGRTLIGSFLCTDKDRNIILGSCQEFVGTPGVDKEDPRILGLAMVPGRHIQSIEVDMHRPPKYGEFA from the exons ATGGCGGATGAAATAGGTGAATTTGACAGTTTTGGGTTAGATGCGAAAAATGAG GATGATGCTGATAATAGAGAAAGCATGACTGAGGGGAATGCGAATAGTAATGGAGTTACCACGCACAACAGTTTAGATGATGTG CCATCTGTTATTGAAAATGAGAAGAGTGAACAAAGAAAGGAGCTTGAAAGCTGGCTAAATAAGCTTATGAGGGTGAAGATCTCAGATGGCCGCACACTGATTGGCTCCTTTCTTTGTACTGATAAAGATAGGAACATCATCCTAGGCTCCTGCCAGGAGTTTGTGGGCACTCCAG GTGTTGACAAGGAAGACCCCAGGATATTAGGCCTAGCAATGGTTCCAGGTAGACATATCCAGTCAATAGAGGTAGACATGCACAGGCCACCTAAATATGGGGAGTTTGCATAG
- the LOC116617642 gene encoding N-alpha-acetyltransferase 38, NatC auxiliary subunit-like isoform X2, giving the protein MRKMRCTKKAHACIADLHERSCALGWEHVPSVIENEKSEQRKELESWLNKLMRVKISDGRTLIGSFLCTDKDRNIILGSCQEFVGTPGVDKEDPRILGLAMVPGRHIQSIEVDMHRPPKYGEFA; this is encoded by the exons ATGCGAAAAATGAG ATGTACAAAAAAGGCGCACGCATGCATTGCCGATCTCCATGAGCGTTCATGCGCATTGGGTTGGGAGCATGTG CCATCTGTTATTGAAAATGAGAAGAGTGAACAAAGAAAGGAGCTTGAAAGCTGGCTAAATAAGCTTATGAGGGTGAAGATCTCAGATGGCCGCACACTGATTGGCTCCTTTCTTTGTACTGATAAAGATAGGAACATCATCCTAGGCTCCTGCCAGGAGTTTGTGGGCACTCCAG GTGTTGACAAGGAAGACCCCAGGATATTAGGCCTAGCAATGGTTCCAGGTAGACATATCCAGTCAATAGAGGTAGACATGCACAGGCCACCTAAATATGGGGAGTTTGCATAG